A genomic segment from Hypanus sabinus isolate sHypSab1 chromosome 8, sHypSab1.hap1, whole genome shotgun sequence encodes:
- the LOC132398291 gene encoding non-histone chromosomal protein HMG-14A-like, which produces MPKRKSDTDAKDEPRRSPRLSAKPAVSKPEPKQKKAPAKKEKAANDKKDEKKAPAKGKKGTKGKEETNQEDAKEETPSENGEAKNDEAQSTESCEEKEAKSE; this is translated from the exons ATGCCTAAGAGAAAG AGTGATACAGATGCAAAGGATGAG CCGAGGAGGTCACCAAGACTATCAGCG aAACCTGCAGTTTCCAAACCAGAGCCAAAACAGAAGAAAGCACCTGCTAAA AAAGAGAAGGCCGCTAATGACAAGAAGGATGAAAAGAAAGCACCGGCGAAAGGCAAAAAAGGGACTAAAGGCAAAGAAGAGACCAACCAAGAGGATGCAAAAGAAGAAACTCCCTCTGAAAATGGAGAAGCCAAAAATGATGAG GCTCAGTCCACTGAAagctgtgaagaaaaagaagCCAAGTCAGAGTAA